A window of Paenibacillus phoenicis genomic DNA:
GGGATTGAAGGAGTTTGCCCCTTGTTGGCCGGGGCTGGGCTATGGACGCTGACGAGGCTGTCTTCTTCGACCCACAGGCCGAAGCGGGAGCGGGCCACTTCCCCGCGTAAACCGAGGGGACAGATCAGCGCCTGCAGCAGCGAGGATGTGCGGATGTGCCGCAACGCGGGATGCTGGCGCTTGTGCTTAAGCAATTGGCGGACGCATTCGGCGAATTCGGCCGGGTGCGCAAAGCGGATAATGATGCGACCGCTTTTTCCGGAGGCGTCGACATGATCGTTCAAAAACCTGAGGAATCCGGAGTAGTCCATGTATGAGTAGCCCCTCCTACGCATCGTGTTGCAGTATAGTATGACGTTCCTTTTTTCATTGAATGGGGAAGCGGCCCTGTTTTGATGGAAATGGGCCCGGATTGCTGCTTTTCGCGCGAATCCGGCGTGTCAAAGTGCAAATCTGGACATAGGATGAAGGGAAGGCCTTGCGGCTTTCGCCAACCCAAGAGAGGGCAAGGCCTTCTTTTGGGGAAGGATACAGTCAAGGAGCGGGGGACTAGGGGTTCTCCGCTCCTTCCCTTTTTCCGGCGGGGCTTTGGTGTGTTTTTAAAACTTGCAATTTGGTGCCAAATAGGTTTTACTATTGTGTGATATGGATATGTTAGTGAAAGAAACCGGCTCTAACGATAAGGTTTCATCATTGCTTTATAGTGAACTTTTGCGTGAGAGGAAGTGTCCGTAACGTGAGTACCCCGCTGAATTTGAAAATCGACCCGGAGAAAATCCAGGAAATTCCTATGGTCGACTTGGCCTTTATGATCTTGAAGGCGGCAAATACGCCGTATTACTACCGTGACTTGATGAATGAGGTCGCCAAGCTTCGCGGCATGACCGAGGAGCAAATTAACGAGGCGATTGCGCAGCTTTATACGGAGATCAACATTGATGGTCGGTTTGCCTGCGTTGGCACCAACCTGTGGGGCCTGAAACGCTGGTATCCGATCGAGCGGTCGGAGGATCCGGTTGGCAACTCCAAGCGTCCGCGCATCATTAACGATGATGACGACGATCTGGAAGACGACGATTTTGTGGAAGAGGACGATACATACGTATCCGAAGACGAAGAGGATTACGATGTGCTCGACGGGGATTCCGAAGACGAGTTGTTCCCGGATGATGACGATGACGACGTGGAAGATGTTGATGACGATGAGTTGCTTCCTGACGAAGAACTTGAAGACGAGGACGACCTTGTCGAAGAGGACGAAGATCTGGACACCGATGCGGATTTCGACGACAGCGACGAGGATTAATCGGCCTCGGGGCAGGGGCCTCGCGATTTCCTTATAAAGGACGGCAAAGGCCGTCCTTTTTCATGCCTTATTTTGTTCATAGATGCGCTCCGCCTTGACTTGACACGGACTAGGGTAACGGGTAAACTATTGCATGGGCTTATGATTCAAACCTATATAAAATGTGAATTTATTAAAAAGTGCCCCGACCAATTCGGGTGTCACTTTTTATTTTTTTATGCCTTTTTGGCTATGTTTTACCGGATAATAGGTTACGCTAATGATCTAAGTTACCTGAATTTCTGGGATCCGATTGGTTTGTGAACACGTACTACTTTAGGAGGTTTTTGGCTGTGGCAAAATACATTTTCGTGACAGGCGGGGTCGTATCCTCACTGGGGAAGGGCATTACGGCGGCTTCGCTGGGAAGGCTGTTGAAGAACAGGGGATTAAAGGTAACGATCCAGAAATTCGATCCTTATATTAACGTCGATCCGGGCACGATGAGCCCGTATCAGCACGGGGAAGTGTTCGTCACGGACGATGGCGCCGAGACCGACTTGGATCTGGGCCATTATGAACGTTTTATCGATATCAATCTTTCTAAGAACAGCAATGTGACGACAGGGAAAATCTATTCCTCCGTTATCGGCAAAGAACGCCGGGGCGAGTATCTGGGCGGTACGGTTCAGGTCATCCCGCACATTACGAACGAAATTAAAGAGCGTGTCTTCCGCGCCGGGCGGGAAGCGGGATCTGACGTTGTAATCACCGAGATCGGGGGAACCGTCGGTGACATCGAGAGCTTGCCGTTCCTGGAAGCGATTCGTCAAATCAAAAGCGACATCGGACGCGAGAACGTGATGTATATTCACGTGACGCTCATTCCATATATCAAAGCGGCTGGCGAAGTTAAAACCAAGCCAACGCAACACAGCGTCAAGGAGCTGCGCAGCATCGGGATTCAGCCGAACGTGATCGTCTGCCGTACGGAGCATGAGCTGTCGGACGATATCAAAGCGAAAATCGCACAGTTCTGCGATGTAGATCCAAGCGCGGTAGTGGAGTGCCGGGATGCCAACACGCTGTACGAAGTACCGCTGAACCTGCGCGATGAAGGGCTGGACGAAATCGTCGTTAACCATCTGAAGCTGACGACGCCGGCTCCGGATATGCGTGAGTGGGAAGGCCTCGTTGACCGGATCAACAAGCTGGAGAAGACGGTGGAAATCGCCATCGTCGGGAAATATGTAGCGCTGCATGACGCCTATCTCAGTGTGGTAGAATCGTTGTCTCACGCTGGTTTTGATGCGAATGCGGATGTGAAGATTCGCTGGGTAAATGCAGAAGAAGTAACGGACGAGAACGTGGATGAGCTGCTGCAAGGCGTCGGCGGGATTCTTGTCCCGGGCGGTTTCGGCGATCGCGGCATCGAAGGCAAAATTACGACGATCAAATATGCCCGTGAGAAACGGATTCCGTTCTTCGGTATCTGCTTGGGGATGCAGGTCGCAGTGATCGAATACGCTCGTTCGCTTGCCGGACTTCAAGGCGCGAACAGCTCGGAGATCAACCCTGCCACCGAGTATCCGGTGATCGACCTGCTGCCGGAGCAGAAGGATATCGAGGATCTGGGCGGTACGATGAGACTTGGGTTGTACCCTTGTAAGCTGGCACCAGGATCGCTTGCGATGCAATGTTATAACGACGAATTGATCTACGAGCGCCATCGCCACCGGTATGAGTTCAACAATGCGTACCGTGAGACGTTGGAGCGCGTTGGCCTGCGCATTTCCGGGACATCACCGGACGGACGCCTGGTGGAAATCGTCGAGCTTCCGGATCATCCTTGGTTCCTGGCGGTGCAGTTCCATCCGGAATTTACCTCCCGTCCGAACCGTCCGCAGCCGTTGTTCCGCGAGTTCGTGAAAGCTTCGATCGCACACTTGTCCTAAGCAAATTGACCGCAAATCCCAATTTCAAGCCACCTGTAATTTTGGGTTAACTGATTTTTTAAGGCTCTTTTTTCCAGTGGGGAAGGGTTTTGCAAATCGGGAGCGAAGTATTTACTTATGACCAGGATTACATGGTGGACTTGTGGGAGGGCTTTTCGGTGGAAGAGAAGAAAGTGTTAATCGTCGACGATCAGAACGGTATCCGCATTTTATTGATGGAAGTGTTTAGCAGCGAAGGGTATAAAACGTTTCAGGCAGCCAACGGTAAGATGGCATTGGAAATCGTCCGCAGCGACTCGCCGGATTTAGTGCTTCTCGACATGAAAATCCCGGGCATGGACGGTTTGGAAATCCTTAAGCATATCAAGGAGGTCAATCCAGAGATCAAGGTCATCATGATGACCGCTTACGGCGAGCTCGACATGATCAAGGAAGCGACGGACCTTGGGGCTCTGATGCATTTTACGAAACCCTTTGACATTGATGAAATGCGCGCAGCAGTTAACTTGCAGCTTAAAAGCGGAAATGTACTTTAAATCAAAAGATATTCTGAATAATAAACCTCCTGAGGATTACGGTGTGCTTTCCACGCGGATCTTGGGGGGTTCTTTTTTATTTTCAGGTACGGAAAGCACACAACTGTCATGGATGTAAAGCTAACGGGAGGGACTAAAGTGAACAAATATATTAAATTGGGGTCAACCATATTACTCGGGTTATTATTCTTAGGTGCAGCCGCTTTGTTCAGTAATAAAGATGGATCGGTGAGCGCCCAGAGCCAAGTAATTGAGGCGGCTGACAAATCAACTTCTGGAAAAGTCGAATATATTAAAGTTTCAACTTCAGCAGAAGATTATACGGTTCATGTTCGTGATAAAATTAAATTGGTGGAAGTAAGTGAAACATATCTTAATGGACAGCTTCAAAATAAAATTATTGTTTCTGAAGGTGGAAAAAGAGTTACTTCTATTGGGAGAGATCATGAAACAGGTAAACTCGTGGGAACCACATGGTTACTGCCCAAAAATATTGCTGCGGAAAATGAACGGATTCTAAAAATTTCATTGTTAGAAAAACAAAAGGAAGAACTGAAGTTGAAAAAATGGAATATGACACAAACTTTGAAGGAAGATGGGAGATCTTTGCAACAGGTAACATCGGAACAGACCGATCAAAAAGAGATTGTTTATATCGATGAGCTAACAGGATTGCCTGTAAAAAGAGAAATTTATCTTAAGGACGCTCAGGGGGAATGGAAGAAAGATACCGAGAAAATAGAGGAATATAAGTATTTTGAGTCATTACCGTTTCAGTTTTTAAGCATAGAAAATGTTGGAATATTTCTTAAAACGATAACGGAAATACTCTTTTGCGTTCATTTTTCTGACTATTCCTATAATTAGTATCAAATTTACAGTTGCGGGTTTTGCGGTGAAGGTATTTTCGTAAGTACAACACAAGGCGTTCACAAATGAAAGGAAAGCATGAATAGTATTTTTGCAAGGTTGTGGTATAATAAAAAAGTGTGTGAATGTCGGCTAAAAAGATAATATCCCACATCCTTAGGAGGATTGAAACCCATGCCATTAGTATCGATGACTGACATGTTGAACAAGGCCCTTGCCGGCAAATATGCCGTAGGCCAGTACAACATCAATAACCTGGAATGGACACAAGCCATTCTGGCTGCAGCAGAAGAAGAGAAATCCCCGGTGATTCTGGGTGTTTCCGAAGGCGCTGCCCGTCACATGGGCGGTTTCTACACCGTTGTTAAAATGGTGGAAGGCTTGCTGCATGACATGAAAATCACTGTACCTGTTGCGATTCACCTCGACCATGGTTCGAGCTTTGATAAATGTAAAGAAGCGATTGACGCTGGCTTTACTTCCGTTATGATCGACGGCTCCCATCATCCAATTGATGAGAACATTGCCATGACGAAGAAAGTTGTTGAATACGCACATG
This region includes:
- the rpoE gene encoding DNA-directed RNA polymerase subunit delta, whose protein sequence is MSTPLNLKIDPEKIQEIPMVDLAFMILKAANTPYYYRDLMNEVAKLRGMTEEQINEAIAQLYTEINIDGRFACVGTNLWGLKRWYPIERSEDPVGNSKRPRIINDDDDDLEDDDFVEEDDTYVSEDEEDYDVLDGDSEDELFPDDDDDDVEDVDDDELLPDEELEDEDDLVEEDEDLDTDADFDDSDED
- a CDS encoding CTP synthase — translated: MAKYIFVTGGVVSSLGKGITAASLGRLLKNRGLKVTIQKFDPYINVDPGTMSPYQHGEVFVTDDGAETDLDLGHYERFIDINLSKNSNVTTGKIYSSVIGKERRGEYLGGTVQVIPHITNEIKERVFRAGREAGSDVVITEIGGTVGDIESLPFLEAIRQIKSDIGRENVMYIHVTLIPYIKAAGEVKTKPTQHSVKELRSIGIQPNVIVCRTEHELSDDIKAKIAQFCDVDPSAVVECRDANTLYEVPLNLRDEGLDEIVVNHLKLTTPAPDMREWEGLVDRINKLEKTVEIAIVGKYVALHDAYLSVVESLSHAGFDANADVKIRWVNAEEVTDENVDELLQGVGGILVPGGFGDRGIEGKITTIKYAREKRIPFFGICLGMQVAVIEYARSLAGLQGANSSEINPATEYPVIDLLPEQKDIEDLGGTMRLGLYPCKLAPGSLAMQCYNDELIYERHRHRYEFNNAYRETLERVGLRISGTSPDGRLVEIVELPDHPWFLAVQFHPEFTSRPNRPQPLFREFVKASIAHLS
- a CDS encoding response regulator, which gives rise to MEEKKVLIVDDQNGIRILLMEVFSSEGYKTFQAANGKMALEIVRSDSPDLVLLDMKIPGMDGLEILKHIKEVNPEIKVIMMTAYGELDMIKEATDLGALMHFTKPFDIDEMRAAVNLQLKSGNVL